DNA from Nitriliruptor alkaliphilus DSM 45188:
GTCCGTGACGTGAACTACGCTTGCGCATCGGTCGAGGCGTTGTCGGATGCGAGGATCGGCAGCATGGGCGTCCAACCAGCTCCGGATGCGGACGTTGCCGCGATCCCGCCCATGTCTGGCTCCGAGCTGCGGGCCTGGCGCGCTTTCGCCGAGGGTGGCCAGCTCATCGCGACGTTGCTCGACCGCCGCCTCAAGGACCATCTCGGTGTGTCGCACGCGGACTTCGGTGTGTTGCGGCGCCTTCAGGACAGCCAAGGTCATCGCCTGAGCATGCGGGACCTGCGCCACGAGGTGTGGTTCTCCCGCAGCCGGCTGACACACCAGATCAACCGGTTGGAGGCGAACGGACTCGTCGTCAAGACCGCC
Protein-coding regions in this window:
- a CDS encoding MarR family winged helix-turn-helix transcriptional regulator, with protein sequence MAHRRRPGTRRAAWLDTDVRDVNYACASVEALSDARIGSMGVQPAPDADVAAIPPMSGSELRAWRAFAEGGQLIATLLDRRLKDHLGVSHADFGVLRRLQDSQGHRLSMRDLRHEVWFSRSRLTHQINRLEANGLVVKTADADDGRRQIVALTPVGLETVADAQRMVRRLLRQHFFDQLPLGSVEVLAQALEQMNEHLRTQPECQLYRHS